In Leopardus geoffroyi isolate Oge1 chromosome D1, O.geoffroyi_Oge1_pat1.0, whole genome shotgun sequence, the genomic stretch aatgtcactcatcctgcttccttcctcctgacCGGCATCCCTGGTCTGGAGAGCTCTCACGCCTGGCTAGCAGGGCCCCTCTGTGTCATGTATGCTGTGGCCCTCGGAGGCAACACTGTGATCCTGCAGGCCGTGCGAGTGGAGCCCAGCCTCCATGAGCCCATGTACTACTTCCTGTCCATGCTGTCCTTCAGTGACATGGCCATGTCCATGGCCACACTGCCCACCGTGCTCAGAACCTTCTGCCTCAATGCCCGCAATATTGCCTTCGATGCCTGCCTGATCCAGATgtttctcattcattccttctccaTGATGGAGTCGGGCATTCTGCTGGCCATGAGCtttgaccgctatgtggccatttGTGATCCCTTGCGCTATGCTGCCGTGCTCACCAATGAAGTCATTGCCAGAATAGGCATAGCTGTGGCTGCTCGGAGCTTCAtcatcctccttccccttctcttcctcttcaagAGGCTGCCTATCTGCAGATCCAATGTTCTTTCCCACTCCTACTGCCTTCACCCAGACATGATGAAGCTGGCCTGTGCTGATATCACTATCAACAGCATCTATGGACTCTTTGTTCTTGTATCCACCTTTGGCATGGACATGTTTCTTATCTTCCTCTCCTATGTGCTCATTCTGCACTCGGTCATGGCCATCGCTTCCCGAGAGGAACGCCTGAAAGTTCTCAACACATGCGTGTCACATATCTTGGCTGTACTTGTGTTTTACGTACCGATGATTGGGGTCTCCACAGTGCACCGCTTTGGGAAGCACGCCCCACGCTATGTACACGTCCTCATGTCCAATGTTTACCTCTTTGTACCTCCTGTGCTCAACCCTCTCATTTACAGCGCCAAGACAAAGGAGATCCGTCGAACCATTGTCCGTATGTTTCGGCGCATGAAAACATGACTTTCACGCTTGCCTTTAATATCTGATGTTGACTGTAGCCCTAAGTCTTCATCCGTAgtgtcattgtcatcatcatcatcaccattgccatcatcatcatcttcatatCACGAACAATGAGACAGACTGTGTGGTGGGGGAAAAGTAAATGATCAGGACATGGAGCTACACAATTTGTAcataaaacatatgaaagtatatTCACAATATACTCAATGGCATTCACAGAAAGGTGAAAATCGGGGACACTTGAATGATATGACACAACTTGAAAGGAAGATCCATCTAAACTTTTCATTTCCCACACAAAAA encodes the following:
- the LOC123602514 gene encoding olfactory receptor 51I2, translated to MGLFNVTHPASFLLTGIPGLESSHAWLAGPLCVMYAVALGGNTVILQAVRVEPSLHEPMYYFLSMLSFSDMAMSMATLPTVLRTFCLNARNIAFDACLIQMFLIHSFSMMESGILLAMSFDRYVAICDPLRYAAVLTNEVIARIGIAVAARSFIILLPLLFLFKRLPICRSNVLSHSYCLHPDMMKLACADITINSIYGLFVLVSTFGMDMFLIFLSYVLILHSVMAIASREERLKVLNTCVSHILAVLVFYVPMIGVSTVHRFGKHAPRYVHVLMSNVYLFVPPVLNPLIYSAKTKEIRRTIVRMFRRMKT